In Cydia fagiglandana chromosome 16, ilCydFagi1.1, whole genome shotgun sequence, the following are encoded in one genomic region:
- the LOC134671921 gene encoding probable RNA-binding protein CG14230 produces MHTISNSVIMSQTRLFVGNLPNSFEENELRSVFAQFAEVTNVDIKSKPAAENEASKFAFVTISGANNDVEACIRHFSNADFNGNKLYVTRARESFLERLQRERLENEQKEAEKHKSQKEPSKKHPVIKLGEGLNPRKRKIAINQNGIQPTRKNIKEDHIDEHKVTILKPPSDGAFNKQQDVSAEDKKKLESSKKRMESMMKKRQEFKSKQQIIKTGLIDIDKKPNKKLRFSDTEDDLQEFAKHPEQKKQAKKNTLFDDDESDGEVNFEIKKQYEGKKGQKVLDLQSRYKSDKRFVLDERFIEDEQTEDEAEEIDGDRDPSEPVEGTQGDEKTKQIKILEDVLGVAIKSHASKPDKDKKAKPSMGMIRFDPMNPEHAKFVVPMEEVKQDSKKPKKKVKDMSEPAPLQPEVPKVEVSKEQFYKSEITKEAFEQPAEGFSLRSLFNRDDDAGEDDTVPQGKTEQDSYTTVQPQKQKKVKNPLDPGEKNPFVYDSSESEAEDEDPESNTNTGKDVPQLTAVKAVWKENLFFSKDDIRLKDGLAFFNNVGLQDAPKERRELKSVMKKRIYNTARKNQMFKKKIGGRKKSMKKSYKKKS; encoded by the exons ATGCACACAATAAGCAATTCAGTTATAATGTCCCAAACAAGACTTTTCGTCGGAAATCTTCCTAACTCTTTTGAAGAAAACGAGCTGCGCTCTGTCTTCGCTCAATTTGCAGAAGTAACCAACGTAGATATTAAATCTAAACCTGCAGCAGAAAATGAAGCATCTAAATTTGCCTTCGTTACAATATCCGGCGCTAATAATGATGTTGAAGCTT GTATCAGACACTTCAGTAATGCAGATTTTAACGGCAACAAGCTTTATGTGACCAGAGCTCGAGAGAGCTTTCTTGAACGATTGCAAAGGGAAAGACTAGAAAATGAGCAGAAAGAGGCAGAAAAg CACAAGAGCCAGAAGGAACCATCAAAAAAACATCCTGTTATTAAATTAGGTGAAGGATTAAACCCAAGAAAACGGAAAATTGCGATTAACCAAAATGGAATCCAGCCGACTAGGAAGAATATCAAGGAAGACCATATAGATGAACATAAAGTTACCATCCTTAAACCTCCTAGTGATGGGGCTTTCAATAAACAGCAAGATGTATCTGCAGAGGACAAAAAGAAACTAGAATCAAGCAAGAAGAGGATGGAATCCATGATGAAAAAACGGCAAgaatttaaaagtaaacaacAAATAATCAAAACAGGATTGATAGACATT GATAagaaaccaaataaaaaactaagaTTTTCTGACACAGAGGATGATCTACAAGAGTTTGCCAAACACCCTGAACAAAAAAAGCAAGCaaagaaaaatacactttttgatgatgatgagagtGATGGAGAAGttaactttgaaataaaaaagcAGTATGAAGGCAAGAAAGGACAGAAG GTTTTAGATTTACAATCGAGGTACAAATCTGACAAACGCTTTGTCTTAGATGAAAGGTTCATTGAAGATGAACAAACGGAGGATGAAGCTGAGGAGATCGATGGAGATAGGGATCCAAGTGAACCTGTTGAAGGCACACAAGGGGATGAAAAGACAAAGCAGATAAAAATATTGGAGGATGTTCTTGGTGTAGCTATCAAATCACATGCAAGTAAACCTGACAAAGACAAGAAAGCTAA GCCAAGTATGGGAATGATAAGATTTGATCCAATGAATCCAGAACATGCAAAATTTGTGGTTCCCATGGAAGAGGTGAAACAGGACTCCAAAAAACCTAAAAAGAAAGTAAAAGACATGTCTGAACCGGCTCCACTACAGCCAGAAGTCCCAAAAGTAGAGGTCTCAAAGGAGCAATTTTACAAAAGTGAAATAACTAAGGAAGCTTTTGAGCAGCCCGCTGAAGGGTTCAGCCTTAGAAGCCTCTTCAATAGGGATGATGATGCAGGAGAGGATGACACTGTTCCTCaag GTAAAACGGAACAAGATAGCTACACAACAGTAcaacctcaaaagcaaaaaaaagttaaaaatccATTGGATCCCGGTGAAAAAAATCCTTTTGTATATGATTCATCTGAATCTGAGGCGGAGGATGAAGATCCCGAGAGTAATACGAATACAGGAAAAGATGTACCACAACTTACAGCAGTCAAGGCAGTGTGGAAAGAGAACTTATTTTTTTCCAAAGACGACATTCGTCTGAAAG ACGGTTTGGCATTCTTCAATAACGTTGGCTTACAAGACGCACCAAAGGAGCGAAGAGAACTTAAATCGGTGATGAAGAAGCGCATCTACAACACGGCACGGAAGAACCAAATGTTCAAGAAGAAGATTGGTGGCAGAAAGAAATCTATGAAAAAGAGTTACAAAAAGAAAAGCTga
- the LOC134671922 gene encoding small ribosomal subunit protein uS9m: MSRIINYGIKHLCAATKGIHLHNRGPLVHNASRSSSSTPPSTESIINNMTDWETLSKKKKISKAMKSYLERAQAHDEFMKRQEFEYKIGKRHLANMMGEDPETFTQKDVDRAIEYLFPSGIYDRAARPLMKPPEEVFPARKAAEFDEAGRPHHFLFYTGKPNYYKLLYDAVENIQDLYKFEDKVIRKQATPDPNGSMNLVTSVWVNKEQLEQLLVEGLSDLEYDNFLLAMERLVSLPNSYRHKEFVEKFRKPLVSQKFALEIPKPAYDAEGRAFVTTYECLRKKARGDVTIRSPGTGKITINGKDLTYFEDIQPREQVLFPLVFTGLQDRVDVECNVEGGGPSGQSGAIRWGIAWGLRSFVDKDMLEKMQVAGLLTRDHRRRERKKPGQPGARKKPTWKRR; the protein is encoded by the coding sequence ATGTCTCGCATTATTAACTACGGCATTAAACACTTATGCGCTGCTACTAAAGGAATTCATCTTCACAATCGAGGTCCACTTGTGCACAATGCAAGCCGAAGTAGCAGCAGTACTCCTCCAAGTACTGAatctattattaataatatgacCGATTGGGAGActttaagtaaaaagaaaaagaTAAGTAAAGCTATGAAATCTTATTTAGAGAGAGCTCAAGCACATGACGAGTTCATGAAAAGGCAGGAATTTGAGTACAAAATAGGCAAAAGACATCTGGCCAATATGATGGGTGAAGACCCCGAAACTTTTACTCAAAAAGATGTGGACAGAGCCATTGAGTATTTGTTCCCTAGTGGCATCTACGATCGAGCTGCTCGGCCTTTGATGAAGCCTCCGGAAGAAGTGTTTCCAGCACGAAAGGCTGCAGAGTTTGATGAAGCCGGCAGGCCGcaccactttttattttacactGGCAAGCCAAACTACTACAAGCTGCTGTATGATGCTGTTGAGAACATACAAGACCTGTACAAGTTTGAGGATAAAGTGATCAGGAAACAAGCTACACCTGACCCTAATGGTTCCATGAACCTTGTCACCAGTGTGTGGGTGAACAAGGAGCAATTGGAGCAGTTACTGGTTGAAGGACTGTCAGACCTTGAATATGACAATTTTCTGCTAGCTATGGAGAGGCTTGTTTCTTTACCTAACTCATATAGACATAAAGAGTTTGTTGAAAAATTCCGTAAGCCGCTAGTGTCTCAAAAATTTGCCCTAGAGATCCCAAAACCTGCTTATGATGCTGAAGGCAGAGCCTTTGTCACAACATATGAATGCTTAAGAAAAAAAGCAAGAGGCGATGTCACTATAAGGTCACCAGGAACTGGCaaaattacaataaatggaAAAGATTTGACTTATTTTGAAGACATACAGCCTAGGGAACAAGTATTGTTTCCTTTAGTTTTCACAGGCCTCCAGGACCGTGTGGATGTGGAATGTAATGTTGAGGGCGGGGGTCCTTCAGGCCAGTCGGGAGCAATCAGGTGGGGCATTGCATGGGGGCTCCGCAGCTTTGTGGACAAAGACATGTTGGAGAAGATGCAGGTGGCAGGCCTGCTGACGCGTGACCATCGCCGCCGCGAGCGCAAGAAGCCTGGACAGCCAGGAGCCAGGAAAAAGCCTACTTGGAAGAGGCGTTAA